From the genome of Malus sylvestris chromosome 6, drMalSylv7.2, whole genome shotgun sequence, one region includes:
- the LOC126627229 gene encoding uncharacterized protein LOC126627229 produces the protein MAQGMQNRDKKVDELEKQVGQIAEFMGQFREQGKLPSSTIANPKGGFETVNAIMLRSGTQVGAKPKSSKLSHDEDEKLLQEEAQGPKLTAKDEQSLPPPSSPPKPSQTTKVSPNSTFSSSIPLNVPFPGRFRQSKKEEAEKDILETFRKVQVNIPLLDAIKQVPRCD, from the exons atggcgcagggaatgcaaaatagggacaaaaaggtggacgagttggagaaacaagtagggcaaattgccgagttcatggggcagtttcgagagcaaggcaagttgcctagctcaaccattgcaaatccaaaaggaggctttgaaaccgtcaatgcaatcatgttgagaagtggtacacaggttggagccaaaccaaaatcatccaaattaagtcacgatgaggatgaaaagttgctacaagaggaagcacagggaccaaaactcacggccaaggatgaaCAATCCTTGCCACCACCATCTAGCCCTCCTAAGCcgtcccaaaccaccaaggtaagtccaaattcgactttttctagttccattccactaaatgtgccctttcctggcaggtttaggcaatcaaagaaggaagaagctgagaaggacattctagagacctttcggaaagttcaagtcaatattccgctccttgatgcaattaagcaagtcccgag ATGTGATTAA